Genomic window (Chryseobacterium sp. H1D6B):
CAATCTGTGGAAGAATAATTAATAAATGGTTATAATTAACTATTGAGAGACAAATATAGAAATAAAAATAAATTATTTCAATAAAAAGAGACTTATTTTTTTTAATATTACAAAAAGATAATATGCCTGAAATAGGGTCAAATCAGCAGAAATTAACTATATTAATCCAATAAAATAATCAGTTTATTGTTGATGAATCTCATTAAAAACACCCTGATTAAATTGATCATACATATTCTATCAAGAGATCTATTAATACTATACTCTACTGAAAAGCAAGACTATGCATTAAAAAGTATAATCCGTAAATGTTTAGCATTATTCTGAAATATGGTAAGAAATACACAAATATTTTCTATAAATTTCCCTTAGGCGCAATGAAATTCCAGAGCCACGTAAATCATTGCTGCATATGAATTGACGTTCATAAAAATGTATATGATAATTTACAATCAGCATAGTATTCATACAGCAAATCACTTAAAATTGATATTTATAGAATATCCAACGGTAAACTACCCTGTTTAAAAATCGGATTATTAAAGAGTATAATCCTAATTATGAAATTGGGTATTTTTGAAATCTGATTCATTTCAAATATAAGCGAATTACTTATCAGAAAAGAAAGCCCGCAGCCAATCTAAAATAATTATGAAAACTTTTAAAATATATCAAATAGACGCTTTCACAAAAGAAAGATTCAATGGAAATCCAGCAGGAGTAGTTGTAAACGCCGACAGGCTGACCGTTATTCAAATGCAGCAAATCGCAAAAGAACTAAACAATTCTGAAACAGCTTTCCTTTTTTCTCCAAACGACAGTGATTCTGACGGTTCAATAAGATATTTCACTCCACAATCAGAAGTTCCGATCTGCGGACATGCTACCATCGCTGCTATGTACGCGAAAGCTGTTGAAGATAATCTGGATTCTTGTATTCTAAGATTTAAAACCCAGGTCGGCATTCTTCCTTTCGAGATTATTAAGGAAAAAGGAGATTATCAAGTAATAATGACTCAAGGGAAATTTGAACTCAGTCCTGCATTTGACAGCAGTACAACAGAACAAATATTATCTGCATTAGGACTTAATTATTCTGACACTGATGAAAGATGTCCGGTTCAAATTGCCTCTACAGGACATTCAAAAGTGATGGTTGGTATAAAAAGCAGGGAAAAGCTCAACAGCCTGAATCCAAATTACAATAGCCTGATCGATCTAAGCAGGCAAATGAACTGCAATGGATATTTTGTTTTCACATTTGATTCAAACGATCATGAGGTATTGACATACGGAAGGATGTTTGCCCCAGCTATCGGAATCAATGAAGACTCGGTTACTGGTAACGCAAACGGACCATTGGGCGGCTATCTGATACAGAATAAGATCATTGATTTTAAAGGGGGCCTATACGAATTCAAAGGTAAGCAAGGAGAAAAAATAGACAGGCTTGGAGTAGTCAGCGTCAGCGTTACAATTGAAAACAATCTGCCTTCAGTCATTAAAATAAAAGGTGATGCTGTGGTAGTATTTAAAACTGAAATTAAAATCTGATTATTTACAGAGAAATAAATAGAACAACATTTTCTTTTAATTACGGCTTAAAATCAAACATCACAGGCTTTTCGCTGCCATCCAGAAAAATACCAATCCCTTGAATTTTACCGTCTGCATCACTAGAAAAGTTAAACATCATGTTACTCTGTTCGGTATCTACTACTCCGTTTTTATCAATAGATCTTGGATCAAACACATCATAATGCAGATGCTTCAATACCACTTTTTCGTCGCCTACCCTTGTATATAAATTATTATTTTCAAAGGTTATCTTAATGATTCCGTAGGCAGGATTTTCAAAGGAACCCACATAATCTTTTAATGGATGCGACGGGGCTGTATTTGGTACAGGTGACTTTTCAACTTCCTTTTTGGCCAGGGCAGCCTTCTTAGCAGCTGCTTTGACTTCACCATTCCAATCAACTGGTTTCAGCTTAAGGATTCTATCAGCAATAGAATTACTTATCACCGATGGAGCCTTCGAAACACTTTGATTAGTCAGCACAACAATTCCTAACTTATCAGAAGGGAAAAATGCAACATTAGCGGAAAAACCATTAATATTGCCACCATGCTCTACCAAATAATGCCCTCTGTACGAACCTATCATCCAGCCTAAGCCATAATTAGCAAAAAAAACATCTTTATGTTTATCCGGCAAAGCAGCATCCATTACCATTTGAGAACTTGCAGCTTCGCTGACATAATCTGCAGGCAATATCTGCTTTCCTTTAAAGTACCCTCCATTAACCCAAACTTTCAACCAGTTAGCCATATCATTTACACTGCTGTTAATACTTCCCGCCGGCCCCATACCATTGATATTGTAATAATCTATCTTTTTAATCACATTATCTTTGGATACGGTATATGGCAGAGAAGCATCGCTGTCATTCTGAAAAACTTTAATATCTGTATTAGAACGGGTCATCTCTAAAGGAATAAAAAACTTTTCCTTTATATTTTCTTCCCACGTTTTACCGCTCAGACGCTCTACAATCATCCCTTGTGCGAGGTACATAAAGTTATTATAGAACCATTTCTCGCGTACAGCGGAAGTAGGCTTCATATACTTCACACGTGCAATAATGCTGTCTCTATTTTTTGTATTGAATAAAAACCATGATGAATCGTATCTGGATAATCCAGTTCTGTGAGCCATCAAATCCCTTAGAATAATCTGATTATTCATTTCATCACTGTAAAACTGGAGCTGCGGCAGCAAATTAACTGCCTTATCTTCAAATGTCAGTCTGCCTTCTTTTCTCAGCAATCCTAGTAAAGAAGCAGTAAAAGCCTTGGTACTAGAGCCTATAGCAAAAAGTGTGTTGGGTGTTACTGGTTTTTTATTACCTACATCGCGGTAACCAAATCCTTTACTGTAAATTACTTCATCTCCCTTTACCACTGCAACTGCAAAACCTGCAATATGCTGGTCTTTTAAAACCTGATTAAGCACCAAATCGATATCGGCAGACTGGTCCATATTATGATTTGCTTTTTGAACTTGGGCAAATAAAGAAACTGAAATCAGAGAACAAAAAAGACAGGTTAAAGAGAACCTCATATGTACTTTTATTTTTGCGTAAACTACAAATTCTTTTCTATTCATACAAACTATTCATCAATGTGCTGATGATTTAGCTAAGTGTGATTTTTAACAGGCAGCTGACCTGTTTTAGTTAGATTTATTTTGTGCGCCTACTTCCCAGATAATGAGAATGTGATACAATAATCAGCTGTTATTTATAAAAACAACTTTAAGTTTAGCATTATCTTCTGCCCTATTCCTTATTTTTGCAGAGAATTAAGCAACTGTTTATTTTAAAATATGCACAATACATTTTCTGACAACAATCAAATTGGAGTAGTTTCTACTTTTTCTGAACTTGTAAATACTAATTTTCAAGGAGATATGAATGCAATCTGCTTGTACAGAAATCTAGCTGGAGATTTTAAAGAAATCGTTTCTAAGCTTCAATTAAAAGAGAACATTACAGACGTTTCCGTTGAAGACCTTTTAGCGCTGCAGTTATCAGAAAAAGGCAGTACGGCAAGGGAAACCATTTTAAGTGACATACAGTTATTAGCAGATTTTGGAGCATTACCCTCTCTCAATTTATTAAAGTGTTATGAACGGGATGATGAGCTGGATTTCTTTTCAACAGATGTATATTCATATCATGTCGACCGTTCACCCGTTGGAACAGATACTTTTTTATGTACCTATCATGGTGCTGCAAGCGATATTCTTCCCAATAATCAGGCGGAACAAAAAATTTTAATTCCAGAAATCCGGGAAAAGCTTAAAAAATTACATAACGGTCCGGAAGCGGAATTTGAAACTTTTCTGAAAGACTATTTCTTCGATCTGCACTATCAGCCTAAGCCCAATGCAGAACCTGTCAATTTAGAATCAGGACATCTTTGGCGTCTGGCAGTAGATCATCCAACACAACAAGTCTTACCTTGTATTCATAGGGCTCCTATTGAAGATGATGGTGAGTATCGACTGCTTCTGATCTGTTAAATGGTTATTTGAAATATTGGAAGCTTATTTTCAAATCCAGAAAGCGTACTACTCTATTTATAAAGGTTTCTAAAGTTCTACTACGATCAAAACACTTTAATGAAAAGCAAATAAAACATTTGAAATCATCAACCTAACTATATCTTTTTAGCCGTTCCGAAAGTTCTCTTTTATAGGTGATTCCAATCGGAAGCTTGGAATCATTAATCGAAACAAAATCTTTTTCAGCATTTTGAATTTTATCTAAAGCCACGATATATGATTTATGAATTCTTAGAAAAGAAGAATTCGGAAGGCATTTCTCAATCTCAGTTGTGGTAATTGAAGCGAGATAAGTTTTTGTTGTAGTAAATAATTTCACATAATTCCCGAAGCTTTGGGCGTATAACAATTTATCCAGTTCAATTTTCAAAAGATGGCCGTCAACTTTTATATTGATAGAATTTACAGTCTCCGAAATAGAAACAGATTCTGGAGGGCTTAAAGAAAAAAAACGGTCGATGGCTTTTAAGAACCTCGGAAAATAGATCGGCTTCAGCAGATAATCAATGACGCCATAATCATAACTTTCTAAAGCAAATTCAGAATAAGCGGTAGTCAAAATAGTTTTTGGAGGGAGGGGAATGATTTTAAGTAATTCAAGGCCTGTAATTTCAGGCATATCAATATCTAAAAACATCAAATCCACTTTGTTTTCACGAAGATAATTCATCGTTTCAATTCCGTTATAGCATTGTTTTACCAGTTCCAGATTCGCATTCTGCTCGATATAATTCATTAAAACATAATGTGCGGCAGGCTCATCATCAACAATGATACATTTTTTTGGAGTTTCCATCAGCTCAAATCTATTTCTAAATTTACATTAAAAACCTTTTCCATCGGCTCGATTTCAAGTTTGTACTTTTCAGGATAGATGATCTCAAGACGCTTTTTAGTATTTTTCAATCCGATCTTTGTTGAAACAACAGCCTTCTTTTTGGTCGGAATTGAATTGGAAATGGATAAAAACAATTTATTTTCTTTAACCTTAAGAACAATCGTAACGAAACAATCTTCAATTGTGCAGGCTCCATGTTTAAAGGCATTTTCGATAAATGAAATCAACAGCATTGGAGCAATTTTACAGTGTTTTCCTTCCTCTAAATCAGCCGTATATTCAATTTTACAGCGGTACCCTACACGCTCCTTTTCAAGCTGGATATAACTTGATATAAAAGAAATCTCATCATCAATTGAAACAAATTCCTTCGAACTATTTTCTACCTGGTAACGCATCAATTGTGAAACCTGCATGATCATATCGGAAGTCTGCTCTGGATATTGAAGGCTTATTCCATACAGTGTATTAAAGGTATTAAAAAGAAAGTGCGGATTCAACTGTTCTTTCAAGGTACTCAGCCGGGCTTCGTTATACAAAAGTGTTTTGCTTGTGTTCTTTTTTTGTTCCCGATAATGTTCCAAAATCAATGTAGAACCTAAAATACAGACCAAGGTTCCTGCCAGTGTTGACAACTGAAAAGGATATGTTTTTTGATGGGAAGACTTATAAAGAAAGCAGTTTTTATATAATATTTCTGTTGAAGTTTCATATAAAATTACTGAGAAAACCAAAATTACAAGTGATGTCAAAAGAAGGTATAATAATGGTTTGTGGTCTTTTAACAGCAACGGCAGGAAAAAAAACCGGTTGATTTGAGCGTGGGCATATAAAATGAAAAAATAAACCAGTCCGCTGAAAAAACCTCTCCAGCTTAGTATTAAAATCCAGTCGTTCAACGTGAATAATATAAAAGAGAAAACAAGGATGAAGATTTCCTGCCACCATTTGTTTTCTAAAACATATTTAAATTTCATTTTTCACATTTAAAAGAATACAAAGTAACTATTTATAATCATTATTACCATTGAAATAATGACCAATTCAATTCGTCATTTTATAAAGCCAATTCGTCATTTATAAGTCCCTTATCCTATTTTATTGCTTTAAAATTGCGCTTTAAAATTTACCATCTAATGATATTAAAAAAAATCCACATTTTATTTTTTTTATCGTTCTGTTTTAGTGGTTTTTCACAAACGCTTTCCTTAAAAGAAGCCGTAGAAACAGGAGTTTCAAATTATGGAACTATCAAAGCGAAAAGCAAATATGCCGAGGCCTCCCATGAAACTTTAAAGCAGACACAGCGCGATTATTTACCTAATTTGAATCTTTCGGCGCAGCAGGATTTTGGAACTGTAAACGGACAAAACGGTCCGCTGTATGGCTTTGGAGGTCTTGGCGTTGCTTCTTCAGGACTGCCGCTTCCAAAACAAAACTGGAACGCCGCTTTCGGAGCTTTATATCTGGTAAATGTCAATTGGGAGTTTTTCACTTTTGGAAGAATCAAAGAAAGGGTCAATGTTTCAAAAGCGGATGTCGTACGTTATGAAAAAGATCTTGAACAAGAAAAATTTCAACAGAAAATTAAAATTTCCGCTGCCTATCTGAATCTTTTGGCAAGCCAGCGACTGGTTATCTCCCAAGAAAAAAATCTTAACAGAGCCGAGGTTTTCCAAAGACTGGTCGCTGTCAGGGTAAAAAACGGGCTTCTTGCCGGTGTAGATTCCACATTAGCTTCCGCCGAAGTTTCCAGAGCAAAAATTTCTTTAAACCAAATCAAAGATCAAATCAAGGAGCAAAACAATAAATTAGTAGCGTTGATGGGAGTTGACGTTAAGGATTTTGTTTTAGACAGCACTTTTGTCAGCCAACTTCCAAAAGCCATTTTTGATTTAAAGAAGCCTGCTGACAGCTTGAATCCGATACTTCAGTTTTACAAAAGCAGAATTGATTACAGCAGACAGCAAATGAAAGCTTTTAGAAAAGAACAATATCCCAGTTTCAGTCTTTTTGGTATTTATCAAACGCGGGGCTCCGGATTTAATTCAGATTATGCCTCAAATCAAAATTCATTTTCTCAAAACTATTGGGACGGAATCAATCCAGACCGGCAGAATTATTTATTCGGCGTTGGTGTTACCTGGAATTTAACTTCCATTACCAGAGTCAGCAAAAAAATAAGCGCTCAAAAGTTAATCTCGGAAGGCTTGGAAGAAGAATACAATGTCATCGACCAGCAGTTAAAAACCCAATCTGACGCGGCAGATGTCAAAATTAAACTGGCTATGGAAAATTATGCAGAAGCCCCAAAGCAGGTCGCCGCAGCAAAGCAAGCCTATCTTCAGAAAACAACCTTATATAAAAACGGACTGACAAATTTAATTGATGTGACACAGGCATTTTACACTTTGAACAGGGCAGAAATCGATCGGGATATTATTTATACCAATGTCTGGCAGTCACTTTTGATGAAAGCTGCCTCTACAGGAGATTTCGACCTATTTATTAATGAATTTTAATTTTTGCTCTAATGAATTTAATACGTTTCGCACTCCGCAAACCCATTTCAATCCTCGTACTCGTCGCTGGGCTCTTTTTCTTTGGAATCGGAGCTGTCCGCACGATTAAGGTAGATATTTTGCCGAAGATGAACCTTCCGGTAATTTACCTTGCGCATCCATTCGGAGGTTATACGCCCAACCAGATGGAATCATATTTCGCCAAAAACTATGTCAATATTTTACTTTTTGCCAATGGTGTAAAATCCATAGAAACCAAAAATATTCAAGGTTTGACGCTGATGAAAGTAACTTATTATGAAGACACCAATATGGCGCAGGCCGCCGCTGAATTAAGTGCACTTTCCAACAGAATTCAGGCCGGTTTTCCACCTGGTTCACAGCCTCCGTTTATTATTCGTTTTGATGCTTCATCCTTACCTGTCGGACAATTGGTCCTGAGCAGCAAGACCAGGACAAATAATGAATTACAGGATCTCGCTAACGTGTACGTAAGAGCTTCCTTTACTTCAATTCCAGGTTTATTATCGCCGCCGCCCTTTGGTGGAAGTCCAAGGACCATTGAGGTTAACGTTGATCCGGATGCGCTCAGGGCACATAATTTAACGCCTGACCAAATCGTGGAAGCTATTAGAATCAACAACCAGACGGCACCCTCCGGAAATGTGAGGATCGGTGATAAAAACTATATAACTCCTACAAACAACACAATTAAAGAAGTTAAAGACTTTGAGAAAATTCCTTTGTTTAAAGGTAATGTACAGAACTTATACCTGGGTGATGTTGCTAAAGTAAAAGATGGCGCTGATATTACGGCCGGCTATGCACTGGTGAATGGAAAACGTTCAGTGTATGTCAGTATTGCAAAAGCGGGGGATGCATCTACTTGGGATGTCGTTCAGAAATTAAAATCAGAACTGCCTAAAATCCAAAGCACCCTGCCGGAAGATGTGAAAGTTTCTTATGAATTTGACCAATCTGTTTTTGTAATTAATTCTGTGAAAAGTCTGATTACCGAAGGAGTGATTGGAGCAGTTTTAACGGGGCTGATGGTTCTACTATTTTTAGGAGACAGAAGAGCGGCATTGATTGTAATCCTTACCATTCCTATTTCAATTATCTCCGGAGTTTTGTTCCTAAAATTATTCGGACAGACCATCAATTTGATGTCGTTAAGCGGTCTGGCTTTAGCCATTGGAATTCTTGTTGATGAAAGTACGGTTACTATTGAAAATATACACCAGCATCTGGATATGGGAAAACCAAAGGCACTCGCCATTTGGGATGCCTGTAAAGAAATTGCGCTGCCAAAGTTGTTAATTTTACTTTGTATTCTGGCAGTTTTTGCACCAGCCTTCACCATGACAGGGATTCCAGGAGCATTGTTTCTGCCTTTAGCACTGGCTATTGGGTTTTCCATGATTATTTCATTTTTGCTTTCGCAGACCTTTGTTCCGATTATGGCAAACTGGCTGATGAAAGACCATGCAAAAATACTGCACGGAGCAGCAATTACGGATGATGAAGCCGAATTCAATGCTTCAGGGCTGACTCCTGAATCAGAAGAAGATACGTACAGCCAAAGAAAAGCTTTGGTTCGAGAAGATTTAAACAATGACGGGAAGATAGGAAAATTTGAAAAATTCCGGATTCGTTTTATGAAGTTAATCAACAGGCTTTTTGCTTTTAAAAAACCAATAGCACTGATTTATTTGATTGGAATTACAGGTTTAGCAGTTTTATTTTTAAATATAATCGGACAAGATGTTTTCCCAAAAGTAAATTCAAGCCAGTTTCAAATGCGGCTCCGGGCTCCGGACGGAACACGAATAGAAAGAACAGAAGACAAAGCATTACTGGCCTTGAAGGAACTTGAAAAAATGGTAGGAAAGGAACATATTTCTATCTCATCAATATATGTAGGCCAGCATCCAAGTTTGTTTTCTGTGTCGCCGATTTATCTCTTTATGGCAGGACCCCATGAAGCTGTATTTCAAATAGGATTAAAAGATTATCACGCTGACATGGATGTTTTCAAAGATAATTTCAGGAAAAGATTAAAGAAAGCTCTGCCTGATGTAAAGGTTTCTTTTGAGCCAATTGAACTGACGGATAAAGTTTTAAGCCAAGGTTCACCAACACCAATTGAAATCAGATTTGCAGGAAAAAACAAAAAGGCAAACGAAGAATATGCTAATAAATTAATTGAAAAATTAAATAAAATTGATTATTTCAGAGATGTTCAAATCGCACAGCCATTGAAATATCCATCTTTAGATATTAATATTGACAGAACGCGTGCGGCACAGCTGGGCGTTGACATGAATGATATTTCCCGTTCATTAATTGCTTCGACTTCTTCTTCAAGATATACTGAAAAGAATACGTGGATCGATGAAAAAGCAGGACTTTCCTACAATGTCCAGGTCCAGGTTCCTTTAGATAAAATGATGACGGAAAATGATATGGGAGAAATTCCTTTGTTAAAAAATACCTCAAGACCTGTTTTAAGTGATGTTGCCACGGTTACGCCATCATTTACGTATGGAGAAAACGATAATTTGGGTGCGATGCCTTACATTTCAGTGGCAGCAAATATAGATCATACAGATTTGGGAACAGCATCAAAAGCAGTACAAAAAGCAATTGGAGAGCTAGGAGAATTACCAAGAGGAATGTTTGTGGAACCAATCGGATTAAGCAAAGTTTTGTTAGAAACCATGTCAAGCCTGCAGTCAGGATTATTGATTGCCGTAGTTGTTATTTTCTTGATGCTTTCGGCTAATTTCCAATCTTTTAAAATTTCACTGGTTATTTTAACAACAGTTCCGGCGGTGGTTTTAGGGTCTTTACTAATGCTGTTAATTACAGGCTCCACACTGAATTTACAATCATATATGGGAATTATCATGTCTGTTGGAGTTTCTATTGCTAATGCTGTTTTGCTGGTGACAAATGCTGAACAGTTGAGACGAGTTAATGGAAATGCAGTAGAATCTGCAAGGGAAGCCGCATCATTAAGACTGCGTCCAATCATTATGACCAGTATTGCTATGATCGCTGGAATGCTGCCAATGGCAATCGGCCACGGTGAAGGCGGAGATCAGGTTTCTCCATTGGGAAGAGCAGTGATCGGAGGATTACTATTTTCGACATTTACTGTACTGATTATCCTGCCTATGATTTTTGCCTGGGTATTAGGAAAAACAACCACACAATCGGTTTCATTGGATCCGGAAGACGAAGAAAGTAAACATTACATCTCATCATTACACCATAAAAATGAAAAATAACAGTATTAAAATAGCAATATTAATAGCAGGCTGGTTCTTGGCAGGCTGTTCAGAAAAGAAAGAAGCAGTAAAACCTGTTGAGGAAGCTCCAGTGATTGAAACTTTTACGGTTAAAAAAGAAAAATTGTCAACTGAATTGAGAATGCCTGCAGAATTGATAGGTTTTCAGCAGGTTGATATTTATGCAAAAGTCAGCAGTTATGTCAAAGAATTAAAAGTTGACATTGGTTCACAAGTCAAAAAAGGACAATTATTGATGATTCTGGAAGCTCCAGAAACCAGTTCGCAATTAGCTGCCGCAGCATCGAGGCTGCATTCTCAGGAAGCAGTTTATATGTCAAGCAGCAGCACTTATAAAAGATTGTTTGAAACCAGCAAAGTAGAAGGAACGATCTCAAGGAATGATTTGGAATTGGCACAGGGAAGAAAAGATTCTGATTATGCACAGCTGCAAGCCGCAAAAGCATCGTATAAAGAAGTACAAAGTATGATGGGTTATTTACAGATTCGTGCTCCTTTTGACGGTATTGTTACCGCTAGAAATGTTAATTTAGGCGCTTATGTCGGCCCGGCGGGAAAAGGTTCTGATCTTCCGTTATTTACGATTCAGCAGCAGGATAAACTACGTCTTTCTGTGTATGTTCCAGAATTATATACCGGATATTTGAATAATGGAGATGAATTGGTTTTTACAGTAAAATCATTATTGGGACAAACTTTCAAAGCAAAAATTGCTAGAAAATCAGGAGCTTTAGATGCTAAACTTCGTTCTGAAAGAGTTGAAATGGATGTACTTAATACAACCAAAAAATTATTACCGGGAATGGTCGCCGAAGTTCTTTTACCTTTAAATTCTAAAGACAGCACATTTGTTGTTCCAAAATCGGCAGTGGTTTCTTCCAGTGAGGGTATTTATGTTTTAAAAGTGGACAACCATAAAACGCTTAGGACGAAAGTTCAAAAAGGAAGAGAGTTTGAAGAAAGAATCGAAATTTTCGGAGATATTGTACCCAATGCAAAATTAGTAAAAACAGCTTCTGAAGAAATAAAAGACGGAACAGAAGTGAAATAACTTTATCAAAAAACAAAAAAACCGCAAATAATAATATTTGCGGTTTTTTATTTGGTCGTGTTACGGATTATAAAAATTGTAAAGAAATGACAAATTAGCTTTTTAATCTATTTAACAATCACAAAATAAAGGTAACTAAAATTCTCTAAGGTAAGTTTTCGGATGTGGATTTTTGGATTATTTGCTGAACATTTATTTGGCCTTCAACCCGCTTATTCACACTATTCTCTTCAGAAGGTCTATCCAAGTGTCCAAGCCATCTCAACGGCGAATAAGTATCCCCTATACAGAGCTTTAAAATCTGTGCATTAATCTGCTCAAAGTTTTCACTATTGCTGAAAATAATAACAGCGGTACCCATTTTAGGAAAGGCCACAACGTAATTCTGATTGGCATCACCATGTCCTGTATGGAAAAAAGCTTTGCCGAAAGGTGAGCTGAACAATCCTACCCCTAATCCCCAAGCAAGTTTGACAGCATCATTTTCATTGGTTATACTATCTTTCAAAGGTCCAAACCCCCGCTTGCTCTTTACCATAATCTGCGACTGAAACATCTGATGATAACTTGAACCTGATAAGCCTTTCTCTTTCATCAGATTGATCATAAACTGAGCATAGTCATTTGCCGTAGTCGACATTGAGCCTGCTGCACGGCTGCTTTCCCGTCTTTCCGAGCCGTATTTTTTCCCATCCTTGAAATAAGCATAAGAAAAATTGTTTTCAAAGGCTTTTTCCCAAATCATCCCGGTATGACTCATCTGCAAAGGACCGAAAACTTCTTCCTTGGCAATAACCTCAAGTTTCTTTCCGGTAAATTCCTCCATCATAAATCCCAACAGATTAATCCCCTCGTTTGAGTAATAGAATTTTTCGCCGGGCTTGGCGATAAGGTTAACTTTATTATCATACAGCTGACGCAAAACGGGCAGACCTGAACTATGGCTTAATAGCATCCTTGGAGTAATCAGATTGAAAGAGGCGGTATCACCTGCCAAGTCTTTCCATTTGGCATACTCGCCTATTGGTTTTTTCAGGTATGTGTAAACAGGCTGATCAAGGCTGAATATTCCTTTGTCTACCAGACGCAAAAAAATGTATGCACTAACGGGTTTAGTGAGTGAAGCAGCATACATTACTGTACTGTCATTCAGTTTATTTTTATTTTCAATATCCTTGAAACCAAAACTGGCTGAATACACTACTTTATTATTGTTAATGATCGCCACCTGCAAACCAGCGATCTTTGCACTGTCGACCAATTGTGCTAAACGCTGTTCCAGAATTCTGGAATCAATTTTTTTTCCGTTAAGGTGTCTGATCTGAATATTATTCTGAGCAAATAAAGGCAGCATCCAGATCCAGCATGCAAGTAATAATAGTTTTTTCATGTTGAAAGTATTTGTGACAAATTTAGTCCTAAAATACTATGACTGCTTAAGACACCTTCACGACAAGTTAACGTCATTTAGCCTTGGAGGGCATATTTCGATAAATTATCTTAAAAATGTATAGGTTAAGGGATAGTAGGTCTCTCCCTTATTAACTGCCCTAAAAATATTAACCAGGCACATGGAAAGTGTATAAAAATATACAATCAGCACTAAGGGAAATCCAACAGAGAATACAAAAATCATCAACAAAACCGATGGTACGAAAACAATCGACATTGTAATCTGAAAGTTAACAGCCAGCTTCCCTTCGAGGTCGTAAACTCGGGATTTATCTTTCTTAAAGAACCAAAATAGTCCGGGAAGAATAATATTAAAAATAGGAAAAAAAAGTCCTATTAGGGCTAAAACAGGAAAAATAAGCTTGATTTTATCTGCACTCTTTGTTTCTGAAGGAAATAAAACCTGCTCTTTTACTGTCAGTTCTTCAGTTTCTAATTCGAGTGAGTCCGCAAGCATCTTTAATGTAGCGGGATGAGCCTCTACCTTTCCACTTTCGATACGCTGTATAGTTCTGGTACTGACTCCCGAAGCGGCAGCAAGCTGTTCCTG
Coding sequences:
- a CDS encoding efflux RND transporter permease subunit; its protein translation is MNLIRFALRKPISILVLVAGLFFFGIGAVRTIKVDILPKMNLPVIYLAHPFGGYTPNQMESYFAKNYVNILLFANGVKSIETKNIQGLTLMKVTYYEDTNMAQAAAELSALSNRIQAGFPPGSQPPFIIRFDASSLPVGQLVLSSKTRTNNELQDLANVYVRASFTSIPGLLSPPPFGGSPRTIEVNVDPDALRAHNLTPDQIVEAIRINNQTAPSGNVRIGDKNYITPTNNTIKEVKDFEKIPLFKGNVQNLYLGDVAKVKDGADITAGYALVNGKRSVYVSIAKAGDASTWDVVQKLKSELPKIQSTLPEDVKVSYEFDQSVFVINSVKSLITEGVIGAVLTGLMVLLFLGDRRAALIVILTIPISIISGVLFLKLFGQTINLMSLSGLALAIGILVDESTVTIENIHQHLDMGKPKALAIWDACKEIALPKLLILLCILAVFAPAFTMTGIPGALFLPLALAIGFSMIISFLLSQTFVPIMANWLMKDHAKILHGAAITDDEAEFNASGLTPESEEDTYSQRKALVREDLNNDGKIGKFEKFRIRFMKLINRLFAFKKPIALIYLIGITGLAVLFLNIIGQDVFPKVNSSQFQMRLRAPDGTRIERTEDKALLALKELEKMVGKEHISISSIYVGQHPSLFSVSPIYLFMAGPHEAVFQIGLKDYHADMDVFKDNFRKRLKKALPDVKVSFEPIELTDKVLSQGSPTPIEIRFAGKNKKANEEYANKLIEKLNKIDYFRDVQIAQPLKYPSLDINIDRTRAAQLGVDMNDISRSLIASTSSSRYTEKNTWIDEKAGLSYNVQVQVPLDKMMTENDMGEIPLLKNTSRPVLSDVATVTPSFTYGENDNLGAMPYISVAANIDHTDLGTASKAVQKAIGELGELPRGMFVEPIGLSKVLLETMSSLQSGLLIAVVVIFLMLSANFQSFKISLVILTTVPAVVLGSLLMLLITGSTLNLQSYMGIIMSVGVSIANAVLLVTNAEQLRRVNGNAVESAREAASLRLRPIIMTSIAMIAGMLPMAIGHGEGGDQVSPLGRAVIGGLLFSTFTVLIILPMIFAWVLGKTTTQSVSLDPEDEESKHYISSLHHKNEK
- a CDS encoding efflux RND transporter periplasmic adaptor subunit produces the protein MKNNSIKIAILIAGWFLAGCSEKKEAVKPVEEAPVIETFTVKKEKLSTELRMPAELIGFQQVDIYAKVSSYVKELKVDIGSQVKKGQLLMILEAPETSSQLAAAASRLHSQEAVYMSSSSTYKRLFETSKVEGTISRNDLELAQGRKDSDYAQLQAAKASYKEVQSMMGYLQIRAPFDGIVTARNVNLGAYVGPAGKGSDLPLFTIQQQDKLRLSVYVPELYTGYLNNGDELVFTVKSLLGQTFKAKIARKSGALDAKLRSERVEMDVLNTTKKLLPGMVAEVLLPLNSKDSTFVVPKSAVVSSSEGIYVLKVDNHKTLRTKVQKGREFEERIEIFGDIVPNAKLVKTASEEIKDGTEVK
- a CDS encoding TolC family protein — encoded protein: MILKKIHILFFLSFCFSGFSQTLSLKEAVETGVSNYGTIKAKSKYAEASHETLKQTQRDYLPNLNLSAQQDFGTVNGQNGPLYGFGGLGVASSGLPLPKQNWNAAFGALYLVNVNWEFFTFGRIKERVNVSKADVVRYEKDLEQEKFQQKIKISAAYLNLLASQRLVISQEKNLNRAEVFQRLVAVRVKNGLLAGVDSTLASAEVSRAKISLNQIKDQIKEQNNKLVALMGVDVKDFVLDSTFVSQLPKAIFDLKKPADSLNPILQFYKSRIDYSRQQMKAFRKEQYPSFSLFGIYQTRGSGFNSDYASNQNSFSQNYWDGINPDRQNYLFGVGVTWNLTSITRVSKKISAQKLISEGLEEEYNVIDQQLKTQSDAADVKIKLAMENYAEAPKQVAAAKQAYLQKTTLYKNGLTNLIDVTQAFYTLNRAEIDRDIIYTNVWQSLLMKAASTGDFDLFINEF